In the Bremerella alba genome, one interval contains:
- a CDS encoding transposase gives MDEQAKRKRPTYSDEFKQDAVRLVVEEGYSFKKACQAVAVCEATLRSWHVKLDPPPEPCGENATMEEMQAELKRLRRQLKQTEMEREILKKSCARQSSGKGE, from the coding sequence GTGGACGAACAAGCGAAAAGAAAACGCCCCACCTACAGCGATGAGTTCAAGCAAGACGCCGTGCGGTTGGTGGTTGAAGAGGGATACTCGTTTAAAAAAGCCTGCCAGGCAGTTGCCGTGTGCGAGGCGACGCTGCGGAGTTGGCATGTCAAACTAGATCCGCCGCCAGAGCCATGCGGTGAGAACGCGACCATGGAGGAGATGCAGGCCGAATTGAAGCGACTTCGCAGACAGCTCAAGCAGACCGAGATGGAACGCGAAATTCTAAAAAAAAGTTGCGCCAGGCAAAGTTCGGGAAAGGGGGAGTGA
- a CDS encoding dihydrodipicolinate synthase family protein, translating to MATRLISAICTPLDSHGNLHADGLSAHLEAQLDAGIDGILAAGTMGLMQLQTDQAHQQLVEVSAACVASRCELWVGVGDTSYQRTLARIRIAERYAVDGLVVLTPYLMKFSQAELRSYYWQLADVAQRPLFLYDLPGLTGTELSLELIEQVIQHPNIHGLKCTRTWQWTVDLWNRIGDRTRIVPAQPERVADLIRLGVPDNLDGLFPLFPHQARALAEAADRGDFAEAKRLQEELSAFLPVAREAGLFGSVTAVLNAMGIPVEMAPEPSQRLDEKQRARLLAQAPIQRLIENETKRPVFHSSS from the coding sequence ATGGCTACACGATTAATCTCCGCAATTTGTACTCCGCTCGACTCGCACGGCAATCTGCACGCCGACGGCTTGTCGGCTCATCTCGAAGCGCAGCTGGACGCCGGCATCGATGGGATTCTGGCGGCCGGTACCATGGGGCTGATGCAGCTTCAGACCGACCAGGCGCACCAGCAATTGGTGGAGGTCAGCGCGGCTTGCGTCGCCAGTCGTTGTGAATTGTGGGTGGGTGTCGGTGACACCAGTTATCAGCGAACGCTGGCCCGCATTCGTATAGCCGAACGATACGCCGTCGATGGGCTGGTGGTGCTGACGCCGTACCTGATGAAGTTCTCGCAAGCGGAACTCCGCAGCTATTACTGGCAGCTGGCCGACGTCGCCCAGCGGCCCCTTTTTCTATACGACTTGCCGGGGCTGACCGGGACAGAACTCTCTTTGGAGTTAATCGAACAGGTTATCCAGCATCCCAACATTCACGGCCTGAAATGTACGCGAACCTGGCAGTGGACCGTTGATTTGTGGAATCGCATTGGTGATCGTACGCGGATCGTTCCGGCTCAACCGGAACGTGTGGCGGACTTGATTCGCCTGGGTGTGCCGGACAACCTCGATGGCCTGTTCCCGCTGTTCCCTCATCAGGCCAGGGCCTTGGCCGAAGCGGCCGATCGCGGAGATTTTGCGGAAGCCAAACGCCTGCAAGAGGAACTCTCGGCATTCCTGCCAGTTGCTCGGGAAGCGGGACTGTTTGGATCGGTGACGGCCGTGCTCAATGCGATGGGTATCCCAGTCGAAATGGCCCCGGAACCATCACAGCGACTCGATGAAAAGCAACGTGCCCGCTTGTTGGCTCAGGCACCTATTCAACGTTTGATCGAGAACGAAACGAAGCGACCTGTTTTTCATTCCAGCTCGTAA
- a CDS encoding DUF1559 domain-containing protein, translating to MWGVSGARFLRVILIGILIRVWPIAHSGRDGTQARDEVSSVGYDKDGMFFLNSKTGFRDIVNGTSNTLAFAESVGNGPGSHDIWGWGAYGGVMATSSGINANFPLLSGWAFSNDAFNGPGRYHPSGCQALLGDG from the coding sequence TTGTGGGGAGTATCTGGGGCTCGCTTTCTGAGGGTCATTCTGATCGGGATCCTCATCCGCGTATGGCCGATTGCCCATAGCGGTCGCGATGGAACCCAGGCTCGCGATGAAGTGAGCTCGGTCGGGTACGACAAGGACGGCATGTTCTTTCTGAACTCGAAGACAGGGTTTCGCGACATTGTCAATGGAACGAGCAACACCTTGGCATTCGCCGAGAGTGTCGGCAACGGACCCGGATCGCATGACATCTGGGGATGGGGAGCTTACGGCGGAGTCATGGCAACCAGTAGCGGCATCAATGCGAACTTTCCACTGCTTAGCGGTTGGGCGTTTTCCAACGACGCATTCAACGGACCCGGCAGATATCACCCCAGTGGATGCCAAGCACTGCTGGGAGATGGTTAG
- the ltrA gene encoding group II intron reverse transcriptase/maturase, which translates to MATRSVSPHPLGVDGQTAVDYEADLTANLQSLLNRIHSGTYRAPPVRRVQIPKAGSSETRPIGVPTFEDKLLQRAVLMLLEPIYEQDFRDCSYGFRPGRSTHQAIDATWRHTMDLRGGFVLKVDLRKFFDTLDHGHLRAFLQRRVRDGVLLRLVGKWLNAGVLESGNVSYPDFVSPQGGVISPLLANVYLHYVLDEWFHNDVLPRMRARAHLVRYADDAVMIFEVESDARRVLTVLDKRCSKYGLTIHPEKTRLVDFRRPLLSPGKSGNAPNKSETFDLLGFTHYWSRSRSGKRVVKRKTMSSRLTRSVQAIGSWCKAHRHDRLVDQHAALSRKVRGHDAYYGITGNGESLQTFRFLVHRTWRRWLSRRHRKRKLDWDKFNRLLVSFPLPQLRVVHSVLKDREANV; encoded by the coding sequence ATGGCTACTCGAAGCGTATCGCCGCACCCGCTGGGGGTCGATGGCCAAACGGCCGTCGACTACGAAGCGGATCTCACGGCCAACCTGCAATCGTTGCTGAACCGGATTCACTCGGGAACCTACCGCGCACCTCCAGTGCGCCGGGTTCAGATACCGAAAGCGGGCAGCAGCGAAACGCGACCGATTGGTGTTCCGACATTTGAAGACAAGCTGTTGCAGCGAGCCGTGCTCATGCTGCTGGAGCCGATCTACGAACAGGACTTTCGTGACTGCTCATACGGTTTTCGTCCCGGCCGTTCGACACATCAGGCGATTGATGCGACGTGGCGACATACGATGGATCTGCGAGGCGGTTTTGTTCTGAAGGTCGATCTACGTAAGTTCTTCGATACGCTGGACCACGGCCATCTCCGAGCGTTTCTTCAGCGACGAGTTCGCGACGGCGTACTATTACGCCTAGTCGGCAAATGGCTGAACGCGGGCGTCTTGGAGTCGGGTAACGTGAGTTACCCAGACTTTGTCAGCCCGCAGGGTGGAGTGATTTCGCCACTGTTGGCGAACGTCTATCTACACTACGTTCTGGACGAGTGGTTTCACAACGATGTTCTGCCGCGGATGCGTGCCCGGGCCCATCTGGTTCGGTACGCGGATGATGCGGTGATGATCTTTGAAGTGGAATCGGACGCTCGTCGTGTGTTGACCGTATTGGACAAGCGTTGCTCAAAATACGGTCTGACAATTCATCCGGAGAAAACGCGGCTCGTTGACTTTCGACGGCCGCTGTTGTCTCCGGGCAAGTCCGGAAATGCCCCTAATAAATCCGAAACGTTCGATTTACTGGGGTTCACGCATTACTGGAGCCGCTCTCGCAGCGGCAAGCGAGTTGTCAAACGCAAGACGATGTCCTCCCGTCTGACTCGTTCCGTTCAGGCCATTGGCAGTTGGTGCAAAGCCCATCGCCATGATCGGCTGGTCGACCAGCATGCTGCACTATCTCGGAAAGTCCGAGGACACGACGCGTATTACGGAATCACGGGCAACGGTGAGTCGCTGCAAACGTTTCGCTTTCTGGTTCATCGCACATGGCGTCGCTGGCTCAGCCGTCGACACCGCAAGCGGAAACTCGATTGGGACAAGTTCAACCGGCTACTCGTCTCGTTTCCGCTTCCTCAACTGCGAGTTGTTCACTCAGTCCTCAAAGATCGCGAGGCAAACGTTTGA
- a CDS encoding HpcH/HpaI aldolase family protein, with the protein MRNSRTLARLRNGEPVRICSLGHFIPSYVAHAARHGYDCIWLDLEHNPISTEEFRSLMPHFHMHDIDCMVRPKTRDRTSLYRYLEDGATGLLIPHVSTPELAQELVEVVKFPPLGDRGICGANLDSDYLGHNLNDYIEHANRETFLVVQLETPTAIENAEKIASTPGVDGLFVGPGDLGIRVAHDPTAMSVEAAISHVAEIATKSNKAWGLPVAAESIRTRRDQGAQLLAYGNDFLAMLQMLEQWSGEFTDALAPASNGMVKPAHRA; encoded by the coding sequence ATGAGAAACAGCCGCACACTCGCCCGGTTGCGAAACGGAGAACCGGTTCGCATTTGCTCGCTCGGGCACTTCATCCCGTCGTATGTCGCCCATGCCGCTCGTCACGGTTACGACTGCATCTGGCTCGACCTCGAGCATAACCCGATTTCCACCGAGGAATTTCGCAGTCTGATGCCGCACTTCCACATGCACGACATCGACTGCATGGTTCGCCCCAAGACACGCGACCGAACGTCTTTGTATCGCTATCTCGAAGATGGAGCGACCGGTCTCTTAATTCCCCATGTGTCGACGCCGGAACTGGCACAGGAGCTGGTGGAAGTCGTGAAGTTTCCACCGTTGGGAGACCGGGGAATCTGTGGCGCGAACCTCGACAGCGACTACCTCGGACACAACTTGAATGACTACATCGAGCATGCCAATCGAGAGACGTTCCTGGTCGTTCAACTCGAGACTCCAACGGCCATCGAGAACGCGGAGAAGATCGCCAGCACGCCAGGGGTCGACGGCCTGTTTGTCGGGCCCGGCGACCTGGGCATTCGCGTGGCCCACGATCCCACGGCCATGAGTGTCGAAGCCGCGATCTCGCATGTTGCCGAAATCGCAACCAAGAGCAACAAGGCCTGGGGACTGCCCGTCGCGGCCGAAAGTATCCGCACCCGGCGAGACCAAGGCGCTCAGCTGTTGGCATATGGAAACGACTTCCTGGCGATGTTGCAAATGCTGGAGCAGTGGTCCGGCGAATTCACGGACGCCTTGGCTCCTGCGAGTAACGGCATGGTGAAACCGGCACACAGAGCATGA
- a CDS encoding SDR family NAD(P)-dependent oxidoreductase produces MNDRPVAFITGASQGLGAATAAGFIGNGYDCFLVARNRQNLKAVASRVAIDGAQAAVCAGDLGDLSFAQEAVESCFEQFGRIDVLVNNAAWRNIGTMRQMELEEWEKTLRICLTAPAFLAKWCGEKMQAIGRGVILNVFSIQSKMAPVICPAYVAAKGGLDALTYELAALFGPSGIRVLGLNLGAIATEMSAHYVAENGDNLSQHLRQFAEDMIPLRRFAEPEEMARTMVMLADERANYMPGACLEIDGVWSHQATPCSLKHRQFPQEFSRRCIGNDSQPACRCR; encoded by the coding sequence ATGAACGATCGTCCTGTTGCATTTATTACCGGCGCTTCGCAAGGTTTGGGAGCGGCCACCGCTGCAGGGTTTATCGGCAATGGCTACGATTGTTTTCTCGTCGCGCGGAATCGCCAGAACCTGAAAGCCGTTGCCTCGCGGGTCGCTATCGACGGTGCTCAGGCCGCCGTTTGTGCCGGAGACCTGGGCGACCTGAGCTTTGCCCAAGAGGCCGTCGAAAGCTGTTTCGAGCAATTCGGCCGGATTGATGTGTTGGTCAATAACGCCGCCTGGAGAAACATCGGCACGATGCGTCAGATGGAACTCGAAGAATGGGAGAAGACGCTTCGTATTTGCTTAACGGCGCCGGCCTTCCTGGCGAAGTGGTGTGGCGAGAAGATGCAAGCCATCGGGCGCGGCGTCATCCTGAACGTTTTCAGTATTCAATCCAAGATGGCCCCCGTCATTTGCCCTGCATATGTGGCCGCGAAAGGTGGTCTCGACGCGCTGACGTACGAACTTGCGGCGCTGTTTGGCCCGAGCGGCATTCGAGTTCTCGGGCTCAACTTGGGTGCCATCGCGACAGAAATGAGCGCGCACTACGTTGCCGAGAATGGTGACAACTTAAGTCAACACTTGCGGCAATTTGCGGAGGACATGATCCCGCTGCGGCGTTTTGCCGAGCCGGAAGAAATGGCCCGCACGATGGTGATGCTGGCCGACGAAAGGGCGAACTACATGCCCGGAGCTTGCCTAGAGATTGACGGGGTATGGAGTCATCAGGCCACGCCCTGTTCGCTCAAGCACCGACAGTTTCCCCAGGAGTTTTCACGTAGATGCATCGGGAACGATTCACAACCAGCCTGCCGTTGTCGTTAG
- a CDS encoding IS3 family transposase, producing the protein MGANGVLREGVDMRYAWIARHRDSFPVAAMCRLLKVSRSGFYASVERPLSPRAVRRQKIHASVRQAFDESHANYGSYKIAQELAQRDDLESACRNTVARAMRDLGLKSCVTRKFKPTTTQSDPSKRPAANVLDRDFTAEAPNQKWVTDITYLPTAHGWVYLAVVIDLFSRKVVGWSLSDSLETCLVSNALRDAIEKRSPKRGELLHHSDRGCQYTSDAYQRTLRTMGITCSMSRRGNCYDNAVAERFFWSLKHEWTKHHKYDTLEDARLSVFTYIETFYNRTRLHQTLGYKSPDQYEAEHAPVLAA; encoded by the coding sequence GTGGGAGCCAACGGCGTACTTCGCGAAGGAGTCGACATGAGGTACGCCTGGATTGCTCGGCACCGAGACTCCTTTCCGGTGGCTGCCATGTGTCGACTGCTAAAGGTAAGCCGCTCTGGCTTCTATGCGTCGGTTGAGCGGCCATTGAGTCCGCGTGCAGTTCGTCGCCAGAAGATTCATGCTTCGGTTCGTCAGGCATTCGATGAAAGTCACGCTAATTACGGTTCGTATAAGATCGCTCAAGAGCTTGCTCAGCGGGACGATCTGGAGTCGGCCTGTCGCAACACGGTGGCTCGTGCCATGCGTGATTTAGGCCTGAAAAGCTGCGTGACGCGCAAGTTTAAGCCGACTACGACGCAAAGCGATCCGTCGAAGCGGCCCGCGGCGAACGTGCTGGATCGCGACTTCACCGCCGAGGCACCAAACCAAAAGTGGGTGACCGATATCACCTACCTGCCGACAGCGCATGGCTGGGTTTACCTGGCGGTCGTAATCGACTTGTTTAGTCGCAAGGTGGTCGGCTGGTCGTTGAGTGATTCGCTGGAGACTTGCCTGGTGAGCAATGCGTTGCGAGACGCGATCGAAAAGCGATCGCCTAAGCGGGGAGAACTTCTGCATCACAGCGATCGCGGCTGTCAGTATACGAGCGACGCCTACCAGCGAACACTGCGGACGATGGGCATCACCTGCTCGATGAGTCGCCGCGGCAACTGCTACGACAATGCGGTGGCCGAACGGTTCTTCTGGTCGCTCAAACACGAATGGACGAAGCATCACAAGTACGACACGCTGGAAGATGCTCGGCTGAGCGTGTTCACATACATCGAAACGTTTTACAATCGAACGCGACTCCACCAGACGCTGGGCTACAAGTCGCCCGATCAATACGAAGCCGAACACGCCCCGGTATTAGCGGCGTAA
- a CDS encoding SDR family NAD(P)-dependent oxidoreductase, producing the protein MKLQGKTIIVTAAGRGIGKGCAVQLARAGATLVINDRSGSEDLAATVQELCDLGADVKGIEADVFTRTGCETLLKEALQQAGPIHGLVSCPAFQRVSAFLDLNPEDFQRVIQGTLFSGFHMSQLVARQMVDQQIEGKLVFISSVLAQRPMAHKSAYCAAKAGLNQFAQTIAIELARHRINVNVIEPGWIDTPGEREAFTPKFFEEEAPKLPWGKLGTPQDIGRAALFLMSPDADYITGTILPVDGAFRFRDGRMLD; encoded by the coding sequence ATGAAACTCCAAGGCAAAACGATTATAGTTACGGCCGCGGGCCGGGGGATCGGGAAAGGGTGTGCCGTCCAGTTGGCACGCGCGGGGGCAACCCTCGTGATCAATGATCGCTCCGGCAGCGAAGACCTTGCAGCGACCGTGCAAGAGCTGTGTGACTTGGGTGCCGACGTGAAGGGCATTGAAGCCGATGTCTTCACCCGCACCGGGTGCGAAACCCTGTTGAAAGAAGCGCTGCAGCAGGCCGGCCCCATCCACGGCCTGGTGAGCTGCCCCGCGTTTCAGCGAGTCTCTGCCTTCCTTGACTTGAACCCCGAAGACTTTCAGCGCGTCATCCAGGGAACCCTTTTCAGTGGGTTCCACATGAGCCAGCTTGTTGCCCGGCAAATGGTCGACCAACAAATCGAAGGGAAATTGGTCTTCATTTCGAGTGTCCTCGCCCAGCGACCGATGGCACACAAAAGCGCGTACTGCGCCGCCAAGGCAGGCCTGAATCAATTTGCCCAAACGATCGCCATCGAACTGGCCCGCCATCGCATCAATGTCAACGTGATCGAACCAGGCTGGATCGACACGCCCGGCGAACGCGAAGCATTCACGCCGAAGTTCTTCGAGGAGGAAGCCCCCAAACTCCCCTGGGGAAAGCTGGGCACACCGCAAGATATCGGACGAGCGGCCTTGTTTTTGATGTCACCCGACGCCGACTACATCACCGGCACGATCCTTCCCGTGGATGGCGCGTTTCGTTTTCGCGATGGACGCATGCTCGACTAA
- a CDS encoding sodium:solute symporter family transporter: MLSRCFWVVVFHLGAEASAGVALAEDGTASSVSKQAAAELASRSIGSLDWAVIVLYMLGMLGVGAYYSWKVETSDDYLLGGRNMKPWAVGLSLFATLLSTITYLSLPGEVIKHGPMMLCSLLAYPFIAVAVGWLLIPHFMKLKVTSAYEVLEVRLGLQVRLVGAGLFLLLRLLWMAVIIYATVSSVLIPLMGLSEAMTPWLCGILCLITIIYTSMGGLRAVVFTDAVQTAILFGGVLLTLGMISVDMGGVSQWWPDQWDPNWQEPAIGYDPNQRVTLLGAMIATFTMFVCMAGSDQMAIQRYLATRDVSSARRMYVVSLVAGGVVQILLAFLGVALLSYYKVHPEYLLDGQTITSDADLLFPQFISIGLPSGISGLVVAGLLAAAMSSLSSGLNSSCSVVAIDFINRFRNDVNPQDHVQQFRVISIVLGVIVVLISSVVGSIEGNMLEIAFKVVNLLVAPLFGLFVMALFVPWANSSGTIVGAVAGVATACLVNYWPEITGTQGISFLWAMPLSLLVQTIVGMVISAIGPQRK; encoded by the coding sequence TTGCTGTCGCGGTGCTTCTGGGTGGTGGTCTTTCACCTGGGCGCGGAGGCGTCTGCTGGCGTGGCGTTGGCCGAGGACGGGACGGCATCGTCGGTTTCAAAGCAGGCAGCCGCCGAACTGGCATCGCGCTCGATCGGTAGTTTGGATTGGGCCGTCATTGTGCTTTACATGCTGGGGATGCTAGGCGTGGGGGCCTACTATTCCTGGAAGGTGGAAACGTCGGACGACTACCTGCTGGGCGGTCGGAACATGAAGCCCTGGGCGGTTGGCCTGTCGTTGTTCGCGACGCTGCTCAGTACGATCACCTATCTCTCTTTGCCGGGCGAAGTCATCAAGCATGGCCCGATGATGCTGTGCTCGCTGTTGGCCTATCCTTTCATTGCGGTTGCCGTCGGTTGGCTTTTGATTCCTCATTTCATGAAACTAAAAGTGACCAGTGCTTACGAAGTGTTGGAGGTGCGTCTCGGCTTGCAGGTGCGGCTGGTTGGGGCCGGGCTGTTCTTGCTGCTGCGGCTGCTGTGGATGGCGGTCATCATTTACGCGACGGTGAGCAGCGTCCTGATTCCGTTGATGGGGCTCTCCGAGGCGATGACGCCCTGGCTGTGCGGTATCTTGTGCCTGATCACCATCATCTACACGTCGATGGGCGGACTGCGGGCAGTGGTCTTCACCGATGCCGTGCAGACGGCCATCTTGTTCGGGGGCGTGCTCCTGACGTTGGGTATGATTTCGGTGGACATGGGGGGCGTCAGCCAGTGGTGGCCCGATCAATGGGACCCCAACTGGCAAGAGCCTGCGATCGGTTACGACCCCAACCAGCGCGTGACGCTGCTGGGGGCGATGATTGCCACGTTCACGATGTTCGTGTGCATGGCCGGATCGGACCAGATGGCGATCCAGCGCTACCTGGCCACGCGTGATGTTTCCTCGGCACGGCGGATGTATGTTGTTTCGCTGGTGGCTGGCGGCGTGGTTCAAATTCTGCTCGCGTTTTTGGGCGTGGCCCTTCTCAGCTACTACAAAGTCCATCCCGAATATCTATTGGATGGGCAAACGATTACGTCCGACGCCGACCTCTTGTTTCCGCAGTTCATCAGCATCGGCTTGCCCAGCGGAATCAGTGGCCTGGTGGTCGCCGGTTTGCTGGCTGCGGCCATGTCGAGTCTTTCGTCGGGCTTGAATTCTTCCTGCTCGGTCGTCGCGATCGACTTTATCAATCGGTTTCGCAACGATGTGAATCCCCAGGATCACGTCCAGCAGTTTCGCGTCATCTCGATCGTTCTCGGAGTGATCGTGGTACTGATCAGCTCGGTGGTGGGCTCCATCGAGGGAAACATGTTGGAGATCGCATTCAAGGTTGTAAACTTGCTGGTGGCTCCTTTGTTCGGGCTGTTTGTGATGGCGTTGTTCGTCCCGTGGGCGAATTCCAGCGGGACGATCGTCGGGGCCGTGGCCGGGGTGGCGACAGCTTGCTTGGTCAATTACTGGCCTGAAATCACCGGAACGCAGGGCATCAGCTTTTTGTGGGCGATGCCCCTTTCGCTCTTGGTTCAGACCATCGTCGGTATGGTCATTAGTGCCATCGGGCCGCAACGAAAGTAG
- a CDS encoding dipeptidase — translation MRLIVDAHLDLAWNTTAFDRDLTLPLREMRAAESSMQDAPLRGRGTVTFPEMRRAGIGLCIATLLSRSGPDHRRSPRYRRTDLDHATRLACHAAAHGQLACYREWERQGDIKCIRTRNDLWAHWEQWTSGQPLEDLPIGMILSMEGADPILSSDTLSPWWDLGLRAIGPAHYGRSHFACGTSTAGPLTAEGRNLLHAMQQLGMALDVTHLSDDSMREAFDLFDGPVWASHHACRELVPGDRQLTDSQIITLAQRDAVIGVPFDAWMLSPDWKQSGGDRSRVGLQNAVHQVEHICQLTGSTGCLGIGSDLDGGFGTEQTPHDMDSIADLQRFAELLSEHGYADSDIDAICHGNWLRLLSNSLPQ, via the coding sequence GTGCGTCTGATCGTTGATGCTCATCTTGACCTGGCCTGGAATACGACCGCTTTCGACCGCGACCTGACCCTTCCGCTACGCGAGATGCGTGCGGCGGAGTCTTCCATGCAGGACGCTCCTCTTCGTGGACGAGGCACCGTCACCTTTCCGGAAATGCGACGCGCTGGAATCGGTCTCTGCATCGCCACACTTCTATCGCGCAGCGGTCCCGACCATCGCCGCTCGCCCCGATACCGCCGGACTGATCTGGATCATGCGACACGCTTGGCCTGTCACGCTGCAGCCCACGGACAACTGGCCTGCTACCGAGAGTGGGAGCGGCAAGGTGACATCAAATGTATTCGTACCCGCAATGATCTATGGGCGCATTGGGAACAATGGACATCGGGCCAGCCCCTGGAAGACCTTCCCATTGGCATGATCCTGTCGATGGAAGGGGCGGACCCGATCTTGTCGTCAGACACGCTGTCGCCGTGGTGGGATCTCGGCCTGCGAGCGATCGGGCCCGCTCACTACGGGCGAAGTCATTTCGCCTGCGGCACAAGCACCGCAGGCCCCCTAACCGCAGAAGGTCGCAACCTGCTGCATGCGATGCAACAATTGGGGATGGCCCTGGATGTCACGCACTTGAGCGACGACTCGATGCGGGAAGCGTTCGATCTATTCGACGGTCCCGTCTGGGCAAGTCATCATGCGTGCCGCGAATTGGTGCCCGGCGATCGCCAATTGACCGATTCTCAGATCATCACACTCGCCCAACGAGATGCTGTGATTGGCGTACCCTTCGATGCCTGGATGTTATCGCCTGACTGGAAACAGTCCGGGGGCGATCGCAGTCGGGTGGGATTGCAGAATGCGGTACACCAGGTCGAACATATTTGCCAACTGACCGGAAGCACGGGCTGCCTGGGAATTGGCAGCGACCTGGACGGAGGATTCGGCACCGAGCAGACCCCGCACGATATGGATTCCATCGCCGACCTTCAGCGGTTTGCGGAACTGCTCAGCGAGCATGGCTATGCCGACTCAGACATCGACGCCATCTGTCACGGAAACTGGCTGCGACTCCTTTCCAATTCCCTTCCTCAATAG
- a CDS encoding HEAT repeat domain-containing protein, with the protein MLRSTNPHDHWHACESLFKIGQTGDKRLLLPYFADDSQPIKQLLAAAVLTNGDHPTAKQKIRALVDAEAENVAGIAAWILTVHGDASDVDRLRARRKQIESAKYRFFFTAAVAMQGDLDSIGLLQKGLQSEDTAIRVYAAEFCGRAGIEASRDDLLLLLQDEDLDVRIRAAQALLLIDRPSRRCRVLRRRCARRW; encoded by the coding sequence GTGCTTCGATCCACGAATCCGCACGACCACTGGCATGCCTGTGAATCGTTGTTCAAGATCGGCCAGACGGGCGACAAGCGGCTGCTGTTGCCGTACTTTGCGGATGACTCGCAGCCGATCAAGCAGCTTCTCGCGGCAGCCGTTTTGACCAACGGCGACCATCCGACGGCCAAGCAAAAGATCCGAGCCCTAGTGGATGCGGAAGCGGAAAACGTGGCAGGCATCGCGGCCTGGATTCTGACCGTGCATGGCGATGCAAGTGATGTGGACCGCTTGCGTGCAAGAAGGAAGCAGATCGAATCCGCAAAGTACCGGTTCTTCTTCACGGCAGCGGTGGCCATGCAGGGAGACCTGGACTCGATCGGTTTGCTGCAAAAGGGACTCCAGTCGGAAGACACAGCAATCCGGGTGTACGCCGCCGAATTTTGCGGGCGAGCTGGTATTGAGGCTTCGCGTGATGACTTGCTCCTCCTGCTCCAAGACGAAGACCTCGACGTGCGTATTCGTGCCGCACAGGCACTGCTGCTGATCGACCGCCCTAGCCGACGATGCCGGGTTCTTAGAAGAAGATGCGCACGGCGCTGGTGA